From one Acidimicrobiales bacterium genomic stretch:
- the rpsA gene encoding 30S ribosomal protein S1, with the protein MGTFDAEGVYTPRQVTEDDLAGLTLDEAIARTIVEFDDGDIVTGTVVKVDKDEVLLDIGYKSEGVIPARELSIRHDVDPHEVVSVGDTIEALVLQKEDKEGRLILSKKRAQYERAWGEIERLKETNGVVRGPVIEVVKGGLILDIGLRGFLPASLVELRRVRDLQPYVGKVLEAKIIELDKNRNNVVLSRRAWLEETQKEQRGEFLINLKPGEIRKGVVSSVVNFGAFVDLGGMDGLVHVSELSWKHVDHPSSVVSVGDEVTVQVLDVDLEKERISLSLKATQSDPWQEFAAAHRVGELVYGRITKLVPFGAFVQVGDGIEGLVHISEMASHHVDLPEQVVTPGEELWVKIIDIDLQRRRISLSIKQAAEGGEVAEEYREAFGQHAYDAEGNYIGGYDYSSTEFTPETEAQAAWADFAASDEPSEGADGAAEAR; encoded by the coding sequence ATGGGAACCTTCGACGCCGAGGGCGTGTACACGCCGCGCCAGGTCACCGAGGACGACCTCGCCGGGCTCACGCTCGACGAGGCCATCGCCCGGACGATCGTCGAGTTCGACGACGGCGACATCGTGACGGGGACGGTCGTGAAGGTGGACAAGGACGAGGTCCTCCTCGACATCGGCTACAAGTCCGAGGGCGTCATCCCGGCCCGGGAGCTCTCGATCCGCCACGACGTGGACCCCCACGAGGTCGTCTCGGTGGGCGACACGATCGAGGCGCTCGTGCTGCAGAAGGAGGACAAGGAAGGCCGGCTCATCCTGTCGAAGAAGCGCGCCCAGTACGAGCGGGCCTGGGGGGAGATCGAGCGCCTGAAGGAGACGAACGGCGTCGTGCGCGGCCCGGTCATCGAGGTGGTGAAAGGCGGCCTCATCCTCGACATCGGGCTGCGCGGGTTCCTGCCCGCCTCGCTCGTCGAGCTGCGCCGGGTGCGGGACCTGCAGCCGTACGTCGGCAAGGTGCTCGAGGCGAAGATCATCGAGCTCGACAAGAACCGGAACAACGTCGTCCTGTCGCGGCGCGCCTGGCTCGAGGAGACGCAGAAGGAGCAGCGCGGCGAGTTCCTCATCAACCTGAAGCCGGGCGAGATCCGCAAGGGCGTCGTCTCCTCGGTCGTGAACTTCGGCGCCTTCGTCGACCTCGGCGGGATGGACGGGCTCGTCCACGTGTCGGAGCTGTCGTGGAAGCACGTCGACCACCCGTCCTCGGTCGTCTCGGTCGGCGACGAGGTCACCGTCCAGGTGCTCGACGTCGACCTCGAGAAGGAGCGGATCAGCCTCTCCCTGAAGGCGACGCAGTCGGATCCCTGGCAGGAGTTCGCCGCCGCGCACCGGGTCGGCGAGCTCGTCTACGGGCGCATCACGAAGCTCGTGCCCTTCGGTGCCTTCGTGCAGGTGGGCGACGGCATCGAGGGCCTCGTCCACATCTCGGAGATGGCGAGCCACCACGTCGACCTCCCCGAGCAGGTCGTCACGCCGGGCGAGGAGCTGTGGGTGAAGATCATCGACATCGACCTGCAGCGGCGCCGGATCAGCCTGTCGATCAAGCAGGCCGCCGAGGGAGGCGAGGTGGCCGAGGAGTACCGGGAGGCGTTCGGCCAGCACGCCTACGACGCCGAGGGCAACTACATCGGCGGCTACGACTACTCCTCGACCGAGTTCACCCCCGAGACCGAGGCGCAGGCGGCGTGGGCCGACTTCGCCGCCAGCGACGAGCCCTCCGAGGGCGCCGACGGAGCGGCCGAGGCGCGCTGA
- the coaE gene encoding dephospho-CoA kinase (Dephospho-CoA kinase (CoaE) performs the final step in coenzyme A biosynthesis.), translating to MVVVGLTGGIGSGKSTVASLLARRGALVVDADELARAALAPGSPGARAVAERFGEEVVPGGTVDRAALAEIVFADDAARADLEAIVHPLVEAEIRRRLDELAPSDAVVVLVVPLLVETGVDRYPIDGVLVVDVPPELAVERLVASRSMTPEEAWRRVRAQAPRAARLRAADFVILNVGTQAELAEMAQNAWRWIEGLRAGSAG from the coding sequence GTGGTCGTCGTCGGGCTCACCGGTGGCATCGGATCGGGGAAGTCGACCGTGGCGAGCCTGCTCGCCCGCCGCGGCGCGCTCGTCGTCGATGCCGACGAGCTGGCGCGAGCGGCGCTCGCCCCGGGCTCGCCGGGCGCGCGCGCCGTCGCCGAGCGCTTCGGCGAGGAGGTGGTGCCCGGCGGGACGGTCGATCGGGCCGCCCTCGCCGAGATCGTCTTCGCCGACGACGCGGCGCGAGCGGACCTCGAGGCGATCGTGCACCCGCTCGTCGAGGCCGAGATCCGCCGTCGCCTCGACGAGCTCGCGCCGAGCGACGCCGTCGTCGTGCTCGTCGTCCCCCTCCTCGTCGAGACCGGGGTCGACCGCTACCCGATCGACGGGGTCCTCGTCGTCGACGTGCCGCCCGAGCTCGCGGTCGAGCGCCTCGTGGCGAGCCGGTCGATGACGCCGGAGGAGGCGTGGCGCCGCGTCCGCGCGCAGGCCCCGCGCGCGGCGCGCCTGCGGGCGGCGGACTTCGTCATCTTGAACGTCGGGACGCAGGCCGAGCTGGCCGAGATGGCGCAGAACGCCTGGCGCTGGATCGAAGGCCTGCGCGCCGGGTCCGCCGGGTAG
- the polA gene encoding DNA polymerase I — translation MTSVATYLLLDGHSLAFRAWFALQDAGMRTSSGQETQAVYGFVSMVTKLLEDFRPAGMAVAFDRPEPTFRDEIAEHYKAGRVATPEPLAQQIEIIRGFVEALGVPALDAPGYEADDVIATLATRLAADGHDVIVVTGDRDAFQLVEDPHVRVLYNRRGVTDYVLYDEAGIRERTGVRPADYPLLAALRGDPSDNLAGVPGVGEKTAARLVATYGDVDAIFSHLDACTPKLREALAACEAQVRTNLRLTRAVRDVPLALSPGALDLRPPDREALSRLFAFLEMRTPRERLFAVLDALARPGDERPPAPAAALPVAVLGTDADAAAFLRSLSAGEGPVVLEPAWAGPPGRSALEALAALGPAGEEVGVVAGELLGEAATAAALGALCAPSDGRRRVRAHRAKELMRALLAEGIDITGLELDTAVAAYLVDPSLGQAGLEDVAFHFGLSLPSASDDAGGPSAGREDASARAGALAARAELVGALGERLRDELASVGGVALYEEVERPLVRVLAKMEHVGIGVDVEALQAINAELTAEARALEERIQALAGEPFNVNSTVQLRVVLYEKLGLTPLRRTKTGYSTDAATLERLRDQHEIVDALLRYREVEKLRSTYGEGLLAEVAPDGRIHASFNQTVARTGRLSSDQPNLHNIPVRTEEGRRFRAAFVPAPGAGLLVADYSQIELRVIAHLADDPGLIEAFAQGQDIHAVTAARLFKVAPSEVTPAQRAKAKMVSYGLAYGMEAYGLSQRLAIPVEEASAILEQYFAAFPAVRAYMERTVAEARRRGYTETEKGRRRYLPELASTNARIRQAAERQAMNAGIQGLAADIFKIALVALDAAFEARGLAARIVLQVHDEILVEAPHAEREVAEALTLEAMQRAYPLKVPLEVHLAWGPTWADAKEVAPPAV, via the coding sequence GTGACGAGCGTGGCGACCTACCTCCTCCTCGACGGGCACTCGCTCGCCTTCCGTGCCTGGTTCGCCCTGCAGGATGCGGGGATGCGCACCAGCTCGGGCCAGGAGACACAGGCCGTCTACGGCTTCGTCTCGATGGTGACGAAGCTGCTCGAGGACTTCCGCCCGGCGGGCATGGCGGTGGCCTTCGACCGGCCCGAGCCGACCTTTCGTGACGAGATCGCCGAGCACTACAAGGCGGGCCGCGTCGCCACGCCCGAGCCGCTCGCACAGCAGATCGAGATCATCCGCGGCTTCGTCGAGGCGCTCGGCGTGCCGGCGCTCGACGCCCCCGGCTACGAGGCCGACGACGTCATCGCCACGCTCGCCACGCGCCTCGCGGCAGACGGTCACGACGTCATCGTCGTGACGGGGGATCGGGACGCCTTCCAGCTCGTCGAGGACCCGCACGTGCGCGTCCTGTACAACCGTCGAGGCGTCACGGACTACGTCCTGTACGACGAGGCCGGGATCCGCGAGCGAACCGGCGTGCGGCCCGCCGACTACCCGCTGCTCGCCGCGCTGCGCGGCGACCCCTCGGACAACCTGGCCGGCGTGCCGGGCGTCGGCGAGAAGACCGCGGCGCGCCTCGTCGCCACCTACGGCGACGTCGACGCCATCTTCTCGCACCTCGACGCGTGCACCCCGAAGCTGCGCGAGGCCCTCGCCGCCTGCGAGGCGCAGGTGCGGACCAACCTCCGCCTCACTCGGGCCGTGCGCGACGTGCCGCTCGCGCTCTCGCCCGGGGCGCTCGACCTGCGTCCGCCCGACCGGGAGGCGCTGTCGCGCCTGTTCGCCTTCCTCGAGATGCGCACCCCGCGCGAGCGCCTCTTCGCCGTGCTCGACGCGCTCGCGCGCCCAGGCGACGAGCGGCCGCCCGCGCCCGCGGCGGCGCTGCCCGTCGCCGTCCTCGGGACCGACGCCGACGCGGCGGCCTTCCTCCGATCGCTCTCGGCCGGCGAGGGGCCGGTCGTCCTCGAGCCGGCCTGGGCGGGGCCGCCGGGGCGCTCGGCACTCGAGGCGCTCGCTGCCCTCGGCCCGGCCGGCGAGGAGGTGGGCGTCGTGGCGGGCGAGCTCCTCGGCGAGGCGGCCACGGCTGCCGCGCTCGGCGCGCTGTGCGCGCCGAGCGACGGCAGGCGCCGGGTTCGGGCGCACCGTGCGAAGGAGCTCATGCGCGCGCTGCTGGCCGAGGGCATCGACATCACCGGCCTGGAGCTCGATACCGCCGTCGCCGCCTACCTCGTCGATCCGTCGCTCGGCCAGGCCGGCCTCGAGGACGTGGCGTTCCACTTCGGCCTCTCGCTGCCGAGCGCCTCGGACGACGCCGGCGGACCGTCGGCGGGGCGGGAGGATGCCTCGGCACGCGCGGGGGCGCTCGCGGCCCGGGCCGAGCTCGTCGGGGCGCTCGGGGAGCGACTGCGCGACGAGCTCGCCTCGGTGGGGGGGGTGGCCCTCTACGAGGAGGTCGAACGGCCGCTCGTGCGGGTCCTCGCGAAGATGGAGCACGTCGGGATCGGCGTCGACGTCGAGGCCCTGCAGGCGATCAACGCCGAGCTCACCGCCGAGGCTCGAGCGCTCGAGGAGCGGATCCAGGCGCTCGCCGGCGAGCCGTTCAACGTCAACTCGACGGTCCAGCTGCGTGTCGTGCTCTACGAGAAGCTGGGGCTGACCCCGCTTCGGCGCACGAAGACGGGCTACTCGACGGACGCGGCGACGCTCGAGCGCCTGCGCGACCAGCACGAGATCGTCGACGCCCTCCTGCGCTACCGGGAGGTCGAGAAGCTGCGCTCTACCTACGGGGAGGGCCTCCTCGCCGAGGTGGCGCCCGACGGCCGGATCCACGCGTCGTTCAACCAGACCGTCGCGCGCACCGGTCGACTGTCGTCGGACCAGCCCAACCTCCACAACATCCCGGTTCGAACCGAGGAGGGCAGGCGCTTCCGGGCGGCCTTCGTCCCGGCCCCGGGCGCGGGCCTCCTCGTCGCCGACTACAGCCAGATCGAGCTGCGCGTCATCGCGCACCTCGCCGACGACCCCGGGCTCATCGAGGCCTTCGCGCAGGGACAGGACATCCACGCCGTCACCGCGGCGCGGCTCTTCAAGGTGGCGCCGAGCGAGGTGACGCCGGCTCAGCGGGCGAAGGCGAAGATGGTCTCCTACGGCCTCGCGTACGGCATGGAGGCGTACGGCCTCTCCCAGCGCCTCGCCATCCCCGTCGAGGAGGCGTCGGCCATCCTCGAGCAGTACTTCGCCGCCTTCCCGGCGGTGCGCGCCTACATGGAGCGCACGGTCGCCGAGGCGCGCCGGCGCGGCTACACCGAGACGGAGAAGGGCCGCCGGCGCTACCTGCCGGAGCTCGCGTCGACCAACGCGCGCATCCGCCAGGCAGCCGAGCGCCAGGCGATGAACGCCGGCATCCAGGGCCTCGCCGCCGACATCTTCAAGATCGCCCTCGTCGCGCTCGACGCCGCCTTCGAGGCACGCGGCCTCGCGGCGCGCATCGTCCTCCAGGTCCACGACGAGATCCTCGTCGAGGCGCCGCACGCCGAGCGGGAGGTGGCCGAGGCGCTCACGCTCGAGGCGATGCAGCGCGCCTACCCCCTCAAGGTGCCGCTGGAGGTCCACCTGGCGTGGGGCCCCACCTGGGCCGACGCCAAGGAGGTCGCGCCGCCCGCGGTGTAG